In a single window of the Streptomyces sp. HUAS ZL42 genome:
- a CDS encoding ABC transporter substrate-binding protein, whose amino-acid sequence MTASSTRRTTAAHSRLAAVGAIAVAGSLLLAGCGDQTDNGSDSSTTEATASAAPLADKLPADIKKAGVIKVGSDIAYPPVEYMEGGKAVGIDPDIAEALGKQLGVKFDFQNGKFAQLIVGLQANRFNVIMSAMSDTKDRQNGIDSDTGKKVGNGIDFVDYFTAGTSILVQKGNPKGIKSLDDLCGQVVALQVGTTSEGIAKAQSEKCTKDGKKAITLQTFDTDPEALLRLKQGASVADLNDFPVAAYNAKTSGGGNDFEVVGEQIEAGPYGIGVSKENTQLRDALLAAMNAIIKNGEYQKILEKWNVTDGAVTEAKVNGGS is encoded by the coding sequence ATGACCGCAAGCTCCACCCGTCGTACGACCGCCGCGCACTCCCGGCTAGCAGCGGTCGGTGCGATCGCGGTCGCCGGCTCTCTGCTGCTGGCCGGCTGCGGCGACCAGACGGACAACGGCAGCGACAGCAGCACGACGGAGGCCACCGCCTCCGCCGCACCGCTCGCCGACAAGCTCCCCGCGGACATCAAGAAGGCCGGCGTCATCAAGGTGGGCTCCGACATCGCCTACCCGCCGGTCGAGTACATGGAGGGCGGCAAGGCGGTCGGTATCGACCCCGACATCGCCGAGGCCCTCGGCAAGCAGCTGGGCGTGAAGTTCGACTTCCAGAACGGCAAGTTCGCGCAGCTCATCGTCGGTCTGCAGGCCAACCGGTTCAACGTGATCATGTCCGCGATGAGCGACACGAAGGACCGCCAGAACGGCATCGACTCCGACACCGGCAAGAAGGTCGGCAACGGCATCGACTTCGTCGACTACTTCACCGCCGGTACCTCGATCCTCGTCCAGAAGGGCAACCCGAAGGGCATCAAGTCGCTCGACGACCTGTGCGGCCAGGTCGTGGCCCTGCAGGTGGGCACCACCTCCGAGGGCATCGCCAAGGCGCAGAGCGAGAAGTGCACCAAGGACGGCAAGAAGGCCATCACGCTGCAGACCTTCGACACCGACCCGGAGGCGCTGCTCCGCCTCAAGCAGGGCGCGTCCGTCGCGGACCTCAACGACTTCCCGGTCGCGGCGTACAACGCGAAGACCTCGGGCGGCGGCAACGACTTCGAGGTGGTCGGCGAGCAGATCGAGGCGGGCCCGTACGGCATCGGCGTCAGCAAGGAGAACACCCAGCTGCGCGATGCGCTCCTGGCGGCCATGAACGCCATCATCAAGAACGGCGAGTACCAGAAGATCCTCGAGAAGTGGAACGTCACGGACGGTGCGGTCACCGAGGCCAAGGTCAACGGCGGTTCCTGA
- a CDS encoding amino acid ABC transporter permease, which translates to MTDTVDKTPAPSVPPEQIKAIPVRHYGRWVAGAVVIAILVLIGIAFSNAKINYDIIPDYLTDGTILSGVWHTLYISVLAMVLGLGLGVILAVMRMSSNPVTSTVSWLYIWFFRGTPVLVQLLLWYNLALVFPILNLGFYKDEMNQVMTPFLAALLGLGLNEAAYMAEIVRAGIQSVEEGQTEASHALGMTHAQTLRRVVLPQAMRVIVPPSGNEFINMLKTSSLAYAVQFNELIKRAQDISSTSLAVVEMYFVASIWYLILTSVFSVGQYYLERRYARGSTRSLPPTPLQRLRKNLRLFGSFRRPEVAR; encoded by the coding sequence GTGACTGACACTGTCGACAAGACTCCGGCGCCGTCGGTGCCGCCGGAGCAGATCAAGGCCATCCCGGTGCGCCACTACGGCCGCTGGGTGGCCGGCGCCGTGGTCATCGCGATCCTGGTGCTGATCGGGATCGCGTTCTCCAACGCCAAGATCAACTACGACATCATCCCGGACTACCTCACCGACGGAACCATCCTGTCCGGTGTCTGGCACACGCTGTACATCTCCGTGCTGGCCATGGTGCTGGGCCTGGGCCTGGGCGTCATCCTCGCGGTGATGCGGATGTCGTCGAACCCGGTCACCAGCACGGTGTCCTGGCTCTACATCTGGTTCTTCCGCGGCACACCGGTCCTGGTCCAGCTCCTCCTCTGGTACAACCTCGCGCTCGTGTTCCCCATACTGAACCTGGGGTTCTACAAGGACGAGATGAACCAGGTGATGACGCCGTTCCTGGCGGCGCTGCTGGGTCTCGGCCTGAACGAGGCCGCGTACATGGCCGAGATCGTCCGCGCCGGCATCCAGTCCGTCGAGGAGGGCCAGACGGAGGCCTCGCACGCGCTCGGCATGACCCACGCGCAGACCCTGCGGCGGGTGGTCCTCCCGCAGGCGATGCGCGTGATCGTGCCGCCGTCGGGCAACGAGTTCATCAACATGCTGAAGACCTCGTCGCTCGCCTACGCGGTGCAGTTCAACGAACTGATCAAGCGCGCCCAGGACATCTCCAGCACCTCGCTCGCGGTCGTGGAGATGTACTTCGTCGCGTCGATCTGGTACCTGATCCTGACCAGCGTCTTCAGCGTGGGGCAGTACTACCTCGAGCGTCGCTACGCCCGCGGTTCGACGCGCAGCCTGCCGCCGACCCCGCTGCAGCGCCTGAGGAAGAACCTCCGTCTGTTCGGTTCGTTCCGCCGCCCGGAGGTGGCCCGATGA
- a CDS encoding amino acid ABC transporter ATP-binding protein, protein MSDLIKDSVPSTGGHPMVKAEGVHKSFGLAHILKGIDLEVNPREVFCLIGPSGSGKSTFLRCINHLEKISAGRLYVDGSLVGYRQSGDKLYELKEKEVAAQRRDIGMVFQRFNLFPHMTALENVMEAPVQVKRESKAVARERARRVLDRVGLGDKFGHYPAQLSGGQQQRVAIARALAMEPKLMLFDEPTSALDPELVGEVLDVMRDLAESGMTMIVVTHEMGFAREVGDSLVFMDDGVVVESGHPREVLTNPQHERTRSFLSKVL, encoded by the coding sequence ATGAGCGATCTCATCAAGGACAGCGTCCCGAGCACCGGCGGCCACCCGATGGTCAAGGCCGAGGGCGTGCACAAGTCCTTCGGACTGGCGCACATCCTCAAGGGCATCGACCTGGAGGTGAACCCGCGCGAGGTGTTCTGCCTGATCGGCCCGTCCGGTTCCGGCAAGTCCACCTTCCTGCGGTGCATCAACCACCTGGAGAAGATCAGCGCCGGCCGGCTCTACGTCGACGGCAGCCTGGTCGGCTACCGGCAGAGCGGCGACAAGCTGTACGAGCTGAAGGAAAAGGAAGTGGCCGCGCAGCGGCGGGACATCGGCATGGTGTTCCAGCGCTTCAACCTCTTCCCGCACATGACGGCCCTCGAGAACGTCATGGAGGCGCCGGTCCAGGTCAAGCGCGAGTCCAAGGCCGTCGCCCGTGAGCGCGCGCGTCGGGTCCTCGACCGGGTGGGTCTGGGCGACAAGTTCGGCCACTACCCCGCCCAGCTCTCCGGCGGCCAGCAGCAGCGCGTCGCCATCGCCCGCGCGCTGGCGATGGAGCCGAAGCTGATGCTGTTCGACGAGCCGACCTCGGCGCTCGACCCGGAGCTCGTCGGTGAGGTGCTGGACGTCATGCGCGACCTCGCCGAGTCGGGCATGACGATGATCGTCGTGACGCACGAGATGGGCTTTGCCCGCGAGGTGGGCGACTCGCTGGTGTTCATGGACGACGGCGTGGTGGTCGAATCGGGCCATCCGCGCGAAGTCCTGACGAACCCTCAGCACGAGCGCACCAGGTCGTTCCTGTCGAAGGTGCTCTGA
- a CDS encoding trans-aconitate 2-methyltransferase, giving the protein MTDTDTTTTGTDWQAWQESWDRQQEWYMPDREDRFRIMLGMVEAFAGPEPRVLDLACGTGSITARLLARFPNAVSTGIDLDPALLTIARGTFAGDERVTFVEADLKHPDWPTRLPYDTYDAVLTATALHWLRTDPLEALYGRIAELVRYGGVFMNADHMIDDTTPRINATEATHTRTRMNQAMRNGALDWAEWWALAAKDPVLAEPTARRFEIYGAHADGEMPSAAWHARVLRDKGFGEARPVWCSPSDTLLLALK; this is encoded by the coding sequence ATGACGGACACCGACACCACGACCACCGGCACCGACTGGCAGGCCTGGCAGGAGAGCTGGGACCGCCAGCAGGAGTGGTACATGCCCGACCGGGAGGACCGCTTCCGGATCATGCTCGGCATGGTGGAGGCCTTCGCCGGACCCGAGCCGCGCGTCCTCGACCTCGCCTGCGGCACCGGCAGCATCACCGCCCGGCTGCTCGCCCGCTTCCCGAACGCCGTCAGCACCGGAATCGACCTCGACCCCGCCCTGCTCACCATCGCCCGCGGCACCTTCGCCGGCGACGAACGCGTCACCTTCGTCGAGGCCGACCTCAAGCACCCGGACTGGCCCACACGGCTGCCGTACGACACATACGACGCGGTCCTCACCGCCACGGCCCTCCACTGGCTGCGCACCGACCCCCTGGAGGCCCTCTACGGCCGGATCGCGGAACTCGTCCGCTACGGCGGTGTCTTCATGAACGCCGACCACATGATCGACGACACCACGCCCCGGATCAACGCGACCGAGGCCACCCACACGCGCACCCGCATGAATCAGGCCATGCGGAACGGCGCCCTCGACTGGGCCGAATGGTGGGCGCTGGCGGCCAAGGACCCGGTCCTCGCCGAGCCGACCGCCCGCCGCTTCGAGATCTACGGCGCCCACGCCGACGGCGAGATGCCCTCCGCCGCCTGGCACGCGCGCGTGCTGCGCGACAAGGGGTTCGGGGAGGCGCGGCCGGTGTGGTGCTCGCCGTCGGACACGTTGCTGCTTGCGCTCAAGTGA
- a CDS encoding ABATE domain-containing protein — protein sequence MELAYYSDYAVRLVNSEEPARGKDSLTSVEAVRGLFGANSSAARRTTDADVTRFRSVRARLRAVFEAADKGDETLAVDLLNSLLLEFPVSPQISGHDHRDEDGRPLWHMHLADHPSNATAGYAAIAAMGLAFHLTEYGVDRLGLCEAPPCRNAYLDTSTNRSRRYCSDRCATRANVAAYRARKRLEADRSGRTSLAADSAQRSAANGER from the coding sequence GTGGAACTGGCCTATTACTCGGATTACGCCGTCCGTCTCGTCAACAGCGAGGAACCGGCCCGGGGCAAGGACTCGCTGACCTCGGTCGAGGCCGTCCGCGGCCTCTTCGGTGCCAACTCGTCGGCGGCCCGCCGCACGACCGACGCGGACGTGACCCGGTTCCGTTCGGTGCGGGCACGGCTGCGCGCTGTCTTCGAGGCGGCGGACAAGGGCGACGAGACACTCGCCGTGGACCTGCTGAACTCGCTGCTCCTGGAGTTCCCGGTGAGCCCGCAGATCTCCGGCCACGACCACCGCGACGAGGACGGCCGTCCCCTGTGGCACATGCACCTGGCCGACCACCCGTCGAACGCGACCGCGGGCTACGCGGCCATCGCGGCGATGGGCCTGGCGTTCCATCTGACCGAGTACGGCGTCGACCGCCTCGGCCTGTGCGAGGCCCCGCCCTGCCGCAACGCCTACCTGGACACCTCGACCAACCGCTCCCGGCGCTACTGCTCCGACCGCTGCGCGACCCGCGCCAACGTGGCCGCCTACCGGGCCCGCAAGCGCCTGGAGGCCGACCGGTCGGGCAGGACGAGCCTGGCGGCCGACAGCGCCCAGCGCAGCGCGGCGAACGGCGAGCGCTGA
- the sodX gene encoding nickel-type superoxide dismutase maturation protease: protein MPELSQETERGRALQPFGWVEVTGPSMVPTLYHGDWLVVRHGGRIRPGDVVVLRHPFQQDLLVVKRAAERRDGGWWVLGDNAYAGGDSTDYGTVPDDLILGKVRFRFRPLKPDQRSPFAALRWALSAARLVLPDRSASRRLRAR from the coding sequence ATGCCGGAGCTGTCGCAGGAGACCGAACGGGGGAGGGCACTCCAGCCCTTCGGATGGGTCGAGGTGACCGGACCGTCCATGGTGCCCACGCTGTACCACGGCGACTGGCTCGTGGTGCGGCACGGGGGCCGGATCAGGCCCGGTGACGTCGTCGTCCTGCGCCACCCCTTCCAGCAGGACCTGCTCGTGGTCAAGCGCGCCGCCGAACGTCGCGACGGCGGCTGGTGGGTGCTCGGGGACAACGCCTACGCCGGAGGCGACAGCACCGACTACGGGACCGTGCCCGACGACCTGATCCTCGGCAAGGTCCGCTTCCGCTTCCGGCCGCTCAAGCCGGATCAGCGCTCGCCGTTCGCCGCGCTGCGCTGGGCGCTGTCGGCCGCCAGGCTCGTCCTGCCCGACCGGTCGGCCTCCAGGCGCTTGCGGGCCCGGTAG
- the sodN gene encoding superoxide dismutase, Ni, with translation MLSRLFAPKVKVSAHCDLPCGVYDPAQARIEAESVKAVQEKMAANDDPHFQARATVIKEQRAELAKHHVSVLWSDYFKPPHFEKYPQLHQLVNDTLKALSAAKASTDPKTGEKALELIAEIDKIFWETKKA, from the coding sequence ATGCTTTCCCGCCTGTTTGCCCCCAAGGTCAAGGTCAGCGCACACTGCGACCTGCCCTGCGGTGTGTACGACCCGGCCCAGGCCCGCATCGAGGCGGAGTCGGTGAAGGCCGTCCAGGAGAAGATGGCCGCCAACGACGACCCGCACTTCCAGGCGCGTGCCACCGTTATCAAGGAGCAGCGTGCCGAGCTCGCGAAGCACCATGTCTCGGTGCTCTGGAGCGACTACTTCAAGCCCCCGCACTTCGAGAAGTACCCCCAGCTGCACCAGCTGGTCAACGACACCCTGAAGGCCCTTTCGGCCGCGAAGGCCTCTACGGACCCGAAGACGGGCGAGAAGGCTCTCGAGCTCATCGCCGAGATCGACAAGATCTTCTGGGAGACCAAGAAGGCCTGA
- a CDS encoding VOC family protein yields the protein MSIRWTYVFIDRPAEHFDRACAFWTAVTDTGLSEIRGERGEFTTLVPDGADACVKVQGVAAGEGGAHPDFCVDDVQHFAKSAIRLGAETLGEYEGLVVLRSPGGQLFCAVRWHEESVRPPVVRGSRLDQVCLDIRPSSYDTEVAFWSALLPDWESLAGSLPEFHVLKPPAALPVRILLQRLGEERPASAHLDLACADIEATRAEHERLGAEFVSRGRHWTVMRDPAGGTYCLTGRDPETGGLPRPAAPSPS from the coding sequence ATGAGCATCCGCTGGACGTACGTCTTCATCGACCGGCCCGCCGAGCACTTCGACCGGGCGTGCGCGTTCTGGACGGCCGTCACGGACACCGGGTTGTCCGAAATCCGGGGTGAACGGGGCGAGTTCACGACACTGGTGCCGGACGGTGCCGACGCCTGCGTGAAGGTGCAGGGGGTCGCGGCCGGGGAAGGCGGGGCTCATCCGGACTTCTGCGTCGACGACGTCCAGCACTTCGCGAAGTCCGCGATCCGCCTCGGCGCTGAGACCCTCGGCGAGTACGAGGGGCTCGTCGTCCTGCGCTCGCCCGGCGGGCAGCTGTTCTGTGCGGTGCGCTGGCACGAGGAGTCGGTACGGCCGCCAGTGGTGCGTGGCAGCCGCCTCGACCAGGTCTGCCTCGACATCCGCCCTTCGTCCTACGACACCGAAGTCGCGTTCTGGAGCGCGCTGCTGCCCGACTGGGAGTCGCTGGCCGGCTCGCTCCCCGAGTTCCACGTGCTCAAGCCGCCCGCCGCGCTGCCGGTCCGCATCCTCCTCCAGCGCCTCGGCGAGGAACGCCCCGCCTCGGCCCACCTGGACCTCGCCTGCGCCGACATCGAAGCGACCCGGGCCGAGCACGAGCGCCTGGGCGCGGAGTTCGTCTCCCGCGGCCGGCACTGGACGGTGATGCGGGACCCGGCCGGCGGCACGTACTGCCTGACGGGACGCGATCCGGAAACGGGCGGCCTGCCGCGGCCGGCGGCGCCCTCCCCCAGTTGA
- a CDS encoding RNA polymerase sigma factor, whose amino-acid sequence MSRPTEVEDLLRLHAPQVLGALVRRYGHFDAAEDAVQEALVAAARQWPSGGVPDNPRGWLIKVAARRLTDALRADAARRAREERAAALTPRDELVAGERAPRADDTLSLLFLCCHPDLTQPAQIALTLRAVGGLTTAEIARAYLVPETTMGQRISRAKQKVRGVRFGRPDNWNERLPAVLHTLYLIFNEGYTATSGASLQRRDLAGEAIRLTRTVHRLLPEDGEVTGLLALMLLTDARRDARTGPHGELIPLDEQDRDRWDRAAIEEGVALVTRALSHGPAGPYQLRAAIAAVHDEAPSPQTTDWREILGLYDVLVRLVPGPVERLNRAVAVAMVSGPRVGLAELERVEGALGHRRDAVRGHLLERAGEHAAARAAYESAADQTLSLPEQRYLQARAARLRG is encoded by the coding sequence ATGAGCCGCCCCACCGAGGTCGAGGACCTGCTGCGCCTCCATGCGCCGCAGGTCCTCGGCGCGCTGGTCAGGCGGTACGGGCACTTCGACGCCGCAGAGGACGCCGTACAGGAGGCACTGGTGGCGGCGGCCCGGCAGTGGCCGTCCGGCGGCGTCCCGGACAACCCGCGCGGCTGGCTGATCAAGGTGGCCGCACGGCGGCTGACGGACGCCCTGCGCGCCGACGCGGCACGGCGGGCGCGCGAGGAGAGGGCAGCGGCGCTGACCCCGCGCGACGAGCTCGTCGCCGGGGAGCGGGCGCCGCGCGCGGACGACACGCTCTCCCTGCTCTTCCTGTGCTGCCACCCCGACCTGACCCAGCCCGCGCAGATCGCGCTCACCCTGCGCGCGGTCGGCGGTCTGACCACTGCGGAGATCGCCCGCGCGTACCTCGTCCCCGAGACGACCATGGGCCAGCGCATCAGCAGGGCCAAGCAGAAGGTGCGGGGTGTGCGCTTCGGGCGGCCGGACAACTGGAACGAGCGGCTCCCGGCGGTTCTGCACACCCTGTATCTGATCTTCAACGAGGGCTACACGGCGACGTCGGGCGCGAGCCTCCAGCGGCGCGACCTGGCCGGCGAGGCGATCCGTCTGACCCGCACGGTCCACCGCCTGCTCCCCGAGGACGGCGAGGTCACCGGTCTGCTGGCCCTGATGCTGCTCACCGACGCCCGCCGCGACGCCCGCACCGGCCCGCACGGCGAGCTGATCCCCCTCGACGAACAGGACCGCGACCGCTGGGACAGGGCCGCGATCGAGGAGGGCGTCGCCCTGGTCACCCGCGCGCTCTCGCACGGCCCGGCCGGCCCCTACCAACTGCGCGCGGCCATCGCCGCCGTGCACGACGAGGCCCCGTCACCTCAGACCACCGACTGGCGGGAGATCCTCGGCCTGTACGACGTCCTCGTCCGCCTGGTCCCCGGCCCCGTCGAACGCCTCAACCGTGCCGTCGCCGTGGCCATGGTGTCCGGCCCGCGCGTGGGACTGGCCGAACTGGAGCGGGTGGAGGGCGCGTTGGGCCACCGCCGGGACGCGGTCCGCGGCCACCTCCTGGAGCGGGCCGGCGAGCACGCCGCCGCCCGCGCAGCCTACGAATCCGCGGCGGACCAGACCCTGAGCCTGCCGGAACAGCGCTATCTGCAGGCGCGGGCGGCACGGCTGAGGGGCTGA
- a CDS encoding YciI family protein: MKYLVMVQGTQAEYEGLAGRASEHSPAWTEQEVQAMYAYMSAINDDLSESGEFVDGQGLGEPARTRLVSLDADGKAVITDGPYSETKELLAGYWVLECESLERVTEIAERVARCPQPAGAENRPVVIRPIQDGAGDI; the protein is encoded by the coding sequence ATGAAGTACCTGGTCATGGTGCAGGGCACGCAGGCGGAGTACGAGGGGCTCGCCGGCAGGGCGTCCGAGCACTCCCCGGCCTGGACCGAGCAGGAGGTGCAGGCCATGTACGCCTACATGAGCGCGATCAACGACGACCTCTCCGAGTCCGGCGAATTCGTCGACGGTCAGGGACTGGGCGAACCGGCCCGGACCCGGCTGGTCTCCCTGGACGCGGACGGCAAGGCGGTGATCACCGACGGGCCGTACAGCGAGACCAAGGAACTGCTGGCCGGCTACTGGGTCCTCGAGTGCGAGAGCCTGGAGCGGGTCACCGAGATCGCCGAGCGCGTCGCCCGGTGCCCCCAGCCCGCCGGAGCCGAGAACCGCCCGGTGGTGATCCGTCCCATCCAGGACGGCGCCGGGGACATCTGA
- a CDS encoding dihydrofolate reductase family protein translates to MRKLTYFVACSIDGFIGDPGGDASSMFAFLDEEFLGYLTSTYPETVAAQGREPLGIKEAANLNFDTVIQGRGSYQLALDAGITSPYGHLREYVASRSLGTSPDPNVEVIDGDLVARIRALKAEDGDLGIWLCGGSQLAGELLDEIDELVIKTYPQVYGSGMPMFGTGFAVTDFELDAVRTFKNGVLVRTYSRKR, encoded by the coding sequence TTGCGAAAGCTCACCTACTTCGTCGCCTGCTCCATCGACGGGTTCATCGGGGACCCGGGCGGCGACGCCTCGTCGATGTTCGCGTTCCTCGACGAGGAGTTCCTCGGGTATCTCACCTCGACGTACCCCGAGACCGTCGCGGCGCAGGGGCGCGAGCCGCTCGGCATCAAGGAAGCCGCCAACCTCAACTTCGACACCGTGATCCAGGGCCGCGGCAGCTACCAGCTCGCCCTCGACGCCGGCATCACCAGTCCGTACGGCCATCTGCGCGAGTACGTCGCCTCGCGCAGCCTCGGTACCTCGCCCGACCCGAACGTGGAGGTGATCGACGGCGATCTCGTCGCCCGGATCCGCGCGCTGAAGGCCGAGGACGGCGACCTCGGCATCTGGCTCTGCGGCGGCTCGCAGCTCGCCGGCGAACTGCTCGACGAGATCGACGAACTCGTCATCAAGACCTACCCGCAGGTGTACGGCTCCGGCATGCCGATGTTCGGCACCGGCTTCGCCGTCACCGACTTCGAACTGGACGCCGTACGCACGTTCAAGAACGGCGTCCTCGTACGCACGTACAGCAGGAAGCGCTGA
- a CDS encoding TetR/AcrR family transcriptional regulator, with protein sequence MAGNPERRAVLVDAGVEVLAREGARGLTFRAVDAAAGVPTGTASNYFTGRDDLLRQIDTRLHTRLAPDPEVLGALMRAPHDRPLVAALMRDLMARVVGDRTGYLALLEMRLEATRRPGLRDSFTKSVRGDLEYGMEFHRDAGLPGGDETVAVLYLAMLGLILEHLTLPGVLDGVLPGVDVPEGLVERIVATVVPEV encoded by the coding sequence ATGGCCGGCAATCCGGAGCGCCGGGCCGTGCTCGTCGACGCCGGGGTGGAGGTGCTCGCCCGCGAGGGGGCGCGCGGGCTGACGTTCCGCGCGGTGGACGCGGCGGCCGGGGTGCCGACCGGCACCGCCTCGAACTACTTCACCGGCCGCGACGACCTGCTCCGCCAGATCGACACGCGGCTGCACACCCGGCTCGCCCCCGACCCCGAGGTGCTCGGCGCGCTGATGCGGGCGCCCCACGACCGGCCGCTGGTCGCCGCGCTCATGCGCGACCTGATGGCCCGGGTGGTCGGGGACCGCACCGGCTATCTGGCCCTGCTGGAGATGCGTCTGGAGGCCACCCGGCGGCCCGGACTGCGCGATTCGTTCACGAAGTCCGTGCGTGGGGACCTCGAGTACGGCATGGAGTTCCACCGGGACGCCGGGCTGCCCGGCGGCGACGAGACCGTCGCCGTGCTCTATCTCGCGATGCTCGGCCTCATCCTGGAGCACCTGACTCTGCCCGGAGTGCTGGACGGCGTCCTGCCCGGGGTGGACGTCCCGGAGGGGCTGGTGGAGCGGATCGTGGCGACGGTGGTGCCGGAGGTGTAG
- a CDS encoding GNAT family N-acetyltransferase has product MGVAVKAADAGDRELVVRVLDAAFQDDPVSAWVFPGDEYRRTTHSRLMAAFTDIVLAEGRVDVTEDGTGCALWLSVPAGEHADDEGPARLRDAVDPANERIEQIGRLAAALHPSDRAHDYLWMIGVVPEHQGRGLGTALIRPVLDRCDREGLPVYLEASNARSRRLYERLGFVCTGRAPDLPEGGPRMWPMWREPKS; this is encoded by the coding sequence ATGGGCGTGGCGGTCAAGGCGGCGGACGCGGGCGACCGCGAGCTGGTCGTCCGGGTACTGGACGCGGCCTTCCAGGACGATCCGGTGAGCGCCTGGGTCTTCCCCGGTGACGAGTACCGCCGCACGACCCACTCCAGGCTCATGGCCGCGTTCACCGACATCGTGCTCGCCGAGGGACGCGTCGACGTCACCGAGGACGGCACGGGCTGCGCGCTGTGGCTGTCCGTGCCGGCCGGTGAGCACGCCGACGACGAGGGCCCCGCCCGACTGCGCGACGCGGTCGACCCCGCGAACGAACGCATCGAGCAGATCGGACGGTTGGCGGCCGCCCTCCATCCTTCCGACCGCGCCCACGACTACCTGTGGATGATCGGAGTCGTGCCCGAGCACCAGGGCCGCGGCCTGGGCACCGCGCTCATCCGGCCGGTCCTCGACCGCTGCGACCGCGAGGGACTGCCCGTCTACCTGGAGGCGAGCAACGCCCGCAGCCGCAGGCTCTACGAGCGACTCGGCTTCGTCTGCACCGGCCGCGCCCCGGACCTGCCGGAGGGCGGCCCGCGGATGTGGCCGATGTGGCGCGAGCCGAAGAGCTGA